The bacterium HR17 genomic interval TGCCGATTCGCTGCGCCAAGGCGATGATTTCCGCCTTGTCGTAGGTCAGCAACGGACGGAAAACGGGCACACTGGCGGCGTCGTCTAACGCCCGCAAGTTCTCCAGCGTCTGCGACGCCACTTGCCCCAAGTTATCGCCGGTCACGAGGGCGTGATACCAACGGGTTTGCGCGATGCGGCACGCAACCTTGACCATGAAGCGGCGGAAAAGCACTAACTCCAGCGCTGCCGGCACCTTTGCCATCAGCAACGCCACTTGAAACGCATGGTAAGGGACCAACAGCAACCGTGCCCGAACGCCTTGCGGTTTGACCAAGCGTTCCACCAGCGCAACGATTTTGCTGGTGCGCACTTCGTCAGCGGACGGAAAGGCATGAAAATGTAGGAAGTCGGTGACACAACCCCGCCGCATAATGAGCCAGGCGGCGACCGCTGAATCAATCCCCCCCGAAAGGAGCGTCAGGACCCGTCCCGTCACGCCGACGGGTAAACCGCCGACGCCTGGCACTTTGGGACCAACCAAATAGGCGCAATCGGTGTAGATGCGAAAGCGCAACGCCACCGCCGGCGCTTTCAGGTCAACGGGCGCCCGCGTGGCGGCGACGATGTGCTCGCCGATTATTCGTTCCACCTGTTGGGAAGTAAGCGGGAAATTTTTGTCCACGCGCCGCACCTGCACGGCGAAAGTTGCCCCAGCGTCAGCGACGGTGCGGTAAGTTTCAACGGCTGCCGCAATCAATGCGTCCATATCGCGGGGCAAAATGCGCACGGGTGCTGCGTAAGCGACCCCGAACACTTGCGCTGCGGCGCTGAGCGTCTCTTTGAGCCACGCAGTTGTCGGTGCACCGCTGACGGGCACCACCAGTAAGCGGTCAAAGCAGTCTTGGACACCGGCGCTCAAGGGCGCCAAGACCCGCTGCAAGTTAAACTGAAGCGCCCGTGTGAAGGGGCGACGGTTGCCTCCCTTCAAGGCGATCTCATGGAAATGGACGACGACAGCGTCCCACGACAACGCGAGCCACCGTTCCAGTTCAGGTGGGAGTGTCACCATCGCAACCTTTCGCCTCACTGCCAATCAGTGTGCCCCTTTAACGACTTACATTTTATCAGACCGTTGCGGTCGGAAATCTGCAAGTTGTTGTGCCAACCAGGTGATGGCACGATTTTAAGGGGTGATGACTGATGCGGCGATGGGCTGTCGCGTTTTTCCTTGCTGTCTTGGCGGGCACCGTCTTTTCGGCGCAATCCCAACGGGGGCAGGAACCGTTTTGGCTGATGGCGGCAAACGGGCTGCGCAACCCAGACGATGTGCCGCTCTATCGGCAAACAGG includes:
- the thiI gene encoding putative tRNA sulfurtransferase, translated to MVTLPPELERWLALSWDAVVVHFHEIALKGGNRRPFTRALQFNLQRVLAPLSAGVQDCFDRLLVVPVSGAPTTAWLKETLSAAAQVFGVAYAAPVRILPRDMDALIAAAVETYRTVADAGATFAVQVRRVDKNFPLTSQQVERIIGEHIVAATRAPVDLKAPAVALRFRIYTDCAYLVGPKVPGVGGLPVGVTGRVLTLLSGGIDSAVAAWLIMRRGCVTDFLHFHAFPSADEVRTSKIVALVERLVKPQGVRARLLLVPYHAFQVALLMAKVPAALELVLFRRFMVKVACRIAQTRWYHALVTGDNLGQVASQTLENLRALDDAASVPVFRPLLTYDKAEIIALAQRIGTYDLSLLPYKDCCSLIARHPETRPKLDAVRGAEARLPVDALVERTLSELVVWQIG